Below is a genomic region from Miscanthus floridulus cultivar M001 chromosome 1, ASM1932011v1, whole genome shotgun sequence.
AAAGAAAGAAATTACCAAGCTGTTGTGGGAATATGGCTTCATCATCCAGCTGGATTTCTATCCAGTCCATCAGGTAGTCCACGTACTTTGGTGCAGACACCTTGATGGGCGCCTTGACCTTCACTCCATCGGCCCACCTATACTCGTACCTGTGGagatttcatttcatttcatcaGACAGTTTAAATTTGCAGTGTGACAATGTTTGTTTTGCGGGTACATAGAAGAAGATgataaagaagaacaagaaggagaagagaaagaCACTGTACTTTGGTCCAGCTGCCATGACTGGGCAGGTATATGGAGTGCAAAACTCCATCAGGGTGCTGTACAGAACGTTGATGTGGTTGAAGAAGTCAACAGCTGCCATCAGAAAGCAATGCAAGTCAATTAGACACTACAAGTAGAGAAACTGCAGTGCCTTCAAGCCATCAAGTAGGCCAACCAACGTGACCATCAAGGACtttacgccctgttcgcttggcttataagctgtacttattttttctctcacaacaaatcagtcaacggtactttcagccaaggcttatcagccaaacgaacaagacATTAAGTACAAATAGGGATCTGAATTTGAGCATTAGAGATCTAATTAAGAACTGAAATTGAGGACCAAGAAGGATTTAATTTACTGTTGACAGCCAGCCACTCGTTGAGATCCTCCCCAATGGGCAGACGGACGGCCTCTCGCAGGTTGCCGCTGCCGAGAGTGGCGTCAATGTGCTTCCTCAACTGTGTACCCTGGAAACAATCACAAATTAACTTTCAGCATACAAGAATCGAGCATAAAGATATAGATGGCGTAGCATATACGGAGTATATACTAGTAGTGAAAAAACAACGTGATGCAAGCTTAACGAATGTGACTAGCTATATACTTATTTCATCCAAAATAATATCTCACGTCATCATATTTCTAAATTTACTCGTGACTAATCACTAATGTCGTTGTAGAAAATAAACACTCTTTCAACATGGGTTGACGCTAGTGACAGAAGCAATATAATACCAATTTGGGAAGAAAATACACCAAATCATAGACTTTTCCCCTCTGTTTCAAGATTATTAGGCCTTTGAAGCTATTATAGTCTTTTCACATGTCATGAGTAATGTTATCATATCAAATTACATTTTAATAAAAGCTTAAAATCAAGAGGGGGTATGGGCCTTGGGCCAAACACAGGATGGTCCATGGCCCACATGTGCCATAGCTTGAGTTACATATAGATAGAATAATTGTCTGATCGCTTGAACTgcttctctcacaataaatcagcagtTTATTAGCCACATAAATCATTAGCCGAACAAGGCGATCAATAAACCGGGGCTTCAAATCCTGTAACGTAGATTTTCAATCAACTAGATCTAGATCAGCATGCTAGCTTGGGCTACATGTACACATGATAAAGGGATTCAAATCCTGTAACGTAGTAGATTCTTAGGCTCTGTTCGCTTCAATTTATCAGTCGTATCGTTTCAGTGAAATAATAGtattttttctcttacaacaaatcagtatcAGCATCAGTTGTTTTTCGAGCCAGCGGAACAGGGCCTCTGCTAGGTCTCAGCGTACTAGCTTGAGCTACATGTAGGCATGATAAAGCGCTTCGAATCCTGtaacgtactccctccgtcccgaaATATTCACACGtctagcattcaaaattttccCGAAATAATCGAACACCTTCACATACGACAACAGGCCAGCTATCCCATCGGCGTGATAGACTGAGCAGCCATAGGTTACTGCATCTGCACCTCCATACACGTTGCAGCGCTGCAACGTTTGCCCAGCGTGTGGGCCCAATAAAATACGATTTCGAGTCTGGTAGCTTGAGCTACATGTGTAGACATGATAAAACGCTTTGAGGGTGTTTGGttacatggactaaattttagtccatgtcacatcgaacGTTCGGATGCTTTTtatgagaactaaatatgagttaattataaaactaattacatagatagagactaatttacgagacgaatttattaagcctaattaatccgtcattagcacatatttactgtagcacaacattatcaaatcatgggctaattaggcttaaaaaattcgtctcgcaaattagccacaatctgtgcaattagttatttttttcatctatatttaatacttcatgcatgtgtccaaacatctaatgggacatggactaaaattttcgCATAGAACCAAACACCTTCAAATCCTGTAACGTAGATTCCTAGTCTGCTACGTCTCAGCTCTGCCAATAGTAAATGACTTTATTCTCCGTTTATATTTTTTCTACGCAAGTGAGAGGTGGATTTTGGTGGCCCCACCATATTAATGCATCACAGTGTCTCCTCACTGCTTTAACATGCATCCAGACATGTGCTTCAAATTTTTGTCAGGCAAGGCTCGCGGTACCTCTGCAAGCGACTATGACATAGCCACGAGGACACTAAGGGCGTGTTccaaatttttttttgtcttctacagtaaaagagcatgtttgaacacatgcatgaagtattagatgtagatgaaaaaaaactaactgTACAGTTCTCggaaaaatcgcgagacgaatcttttaagcctaattagtccatgaaaagccgtaagtgctacagtaacccgcaTGTGCTAAtaaccgattaattagtatcattagattcgtctcgcagttttctgatgggttctataatttatttttttattagtatccaaaaatccctcccgacatccttccgacacatccgatgtgataCCAAAAAATTTTATCTCCCCAACTAAACCCATCCTAACTGGTAGACTCTAGTACCTCTGCAAGAGACTCTTGACCTACT
It encodes:
- the LOC136495433 gene encoding MOB kinase activator-like 1A gives rise to the protein MSFFSSGSKNHQRTFRPKKSLSPGNKGTQLRKHIDATLGSGNLREAVRLPIGEDLNEWLAVNTVDFFNHINVLYSTLMEFCTPYTCPVMAAGPKYEYRWADGVKVKAPIKVSAPKYVDYLMDWIEIQLDDEAIFPQQLGAPFPPNFRDVVKTIFKRLFRVYAHIYHSHFQMIVKLKEEAHLNTCFKHFVFFTLEFQLIESAELAPLRELIEPLTAQY